A window of Candidatus Pantoea floridensis contains these coding sequences:
- a CDS encoding trypsin-like serine peptidase: MRLATLFLVGLFSFNLAAHADDEDGPSPEDIKTLFFGKDNRQAIRDVSAAPWDAIGQLETESGNLCTATLISAHLALTAGHCLLAPPGKFDKPVALRFMASAKGWRYEIHDIDARVEPSLARRLQADGEGWIVPPAAAPYDYGLVILHNPPSGIVPIPLFDGSRGDLTAALKTTERKVTQAGYPADHLDTLYSHSDCLITGWAQRAVLSHQCDTLPGDSGSPLLLKNGDEWQLIAVQSSAPAPADRYRADNRAIAVPSFKDKLEELAQ; encoded by the coding sequence ATGCGCCTGGCTACCCTTTTTCTTGTTGGTCTTTTCAGTTTCAACCTCGCAGCACATGCCGATGATGAAGATGGGCCAAGCCCGGAAGACATCAAAACGTTGTTCTTTGGTAAAGATAATCGCCAGGCGATACGCGACGTAAGTGCTGCGCCCTGGGATGCCATCGGTCAGTTAGAGACCGAAAGCGGCAATCTTTGTACCGCCACTTTGATTTCAGCCCATCTGGCATTGACTGCCGGCCACTGTTTGCTGGCGCCGCCGGGGAAATTTGATAAGCCGGTAGCGTTGCGCTTTATGGCCAGTGCGAAAGGTTGGCGTTATGAGATTCATGATATTGATGCGCGCGTAGAACCTTCGTTAGCACGCCGGTTGCAAGCTGACGGTGAAGGCTGGATCGTACCGCCAGCCGCCGCACCTTACGATTATGGGCTGGTTATTTTGCATAACCCACCGTCGGGTATTGTGCCGATTCCCCTGTTTGACGGCTCACGTGGTGATTTAACCGCCGCGCTCAAGACCACCGAGCGCAAAGTGACGCAGGCAGGTTACCCTGCCGATCATCTGGATACGCTCTATTCACACAGTGATTGTTTGATTACCGGTTGGGCGCAGCGTGCGGTGTTGTCGCATCAGTGCGATACCTTGCCGGGCGACAGCGGTTCACCGTTGCTGTTGAAAAATGGCGATGAGTGGCAGTTAATTGCGGTGCAGAGTTCGGCACCGGCACCGGCCGATCGTTATCGTGCCGATAACCGCGCGATTGCGGTGCCATCGTTTAAAGATAAGCTGGAAGAGTTGGCGCAGTAA